A single region of the Rattus rattus isolate New Zealand chromosome 8, Rrattus_CSIRO_v1, whole genome shotgun sequence genome encodes:
- the Ccdc82 gene encoding coiled-coil domain-containing protein 82 isoform X1, which translates to MVHARRHETRKNSKTQVPEQKSRVDWRRTKRSVSQLLDSDEELDSDEEIGSDEDLDGGESIDSNEKLDISKDSGINEIPEKETELNLIKVESERSNSKCHMNTSNSSADEEEMNKTKHNDLPDDEAHPGQAEGHHNKLTGQVLEEDVEDECIKPGKRKRLSSVMYDSDESDDSDILVRKASTKHPRRVVEDECSSLEMERETPEKSPAARKREYHQKLQELCERSRQKQRHSSGRNCESSEKDSCSSTDEDEDDDDYGDDENEDDYMIDDFVVGDEEADEENKNQEGENLTASQLKLVKQNSLCSLATQVFPS; encoded by the exons ATGGTACATGCTAGAAGGCACGAAacaagaaaaaattctaaaacccAAGTACCAGAGCAAAAATCTCGAGTCGATTGGCGTCGGACTAAGAGAAGTGTCTCACAGTTACTTGATAGTGACGAAGAGCTTGATAGTGACGAGGAAATTGGCAGTGATGAAGACCTTGATGGTGGGGAAAGTATTGACAGTAACGAAAAGCTTGATATTAGCAAGGACTCTGGTATTAATGAAAtaccagaaaaggaaacagagcttAACTTAATCAAAGTTGAAAGTGAGAGAAGCAACAGTAAATGTCATATGAATACCAGCAATAGTTCAGcagatgaagaagaaatgaacaaaaccaaacataatgACTTACCAGATGATGAAGCTCACCCAGGTCAAGCAGAGGGTCATCACAACAAACTCACTGGACAAGTCCTAGAGGAGGATGTGGAAGATGAATGCATCaagccaggaaaaagaaaaaggctgtcCTCTGTGATGTATGACAGTGATGAAAGCGATGACAGTGATATCCTAGTTAGAAAAGCAAGTACTAAGCACCCACGCAGGGTGGTCGAGGATGAATGTTCTTCATTGGAAATGGAGCGAGAAACTCCTGAGAAATCACCAGCTGCTCGAAAGAGAGAATACCACCAAAAGCTACAGGAGCTCTGCGAAAGATCACgccagaaacagagacacagtagcGGTAGAAATTGtgag aGCTCTGAAAAGGACTCTTGTTCAAGCACTGATGAGGATGAGGACGATGATGATTACGGAgatgatgaaaatgaagatgatTACATGATTGATGATTTTGTAGTGGGAGATGAGGAAGCTGATGAAGAGAATAAAAATCAAGAAGGAGAAAATCTGACTGCATCACAACTGAAATTAGTAAAACAAAATTCTCTTT GTTCACTTGCCACTCAGGTATTTCCATCATAA